One genomic segment of Arthrobacter sp. zg-Y1110 includes these proteins:
- a CDS encoding Fpg/Nei family DNA glycosylase, with product MPEGHSIHRLARQFSSVFGGERLAVSSPQGRFAAGAGRLDGHVLEAAEAHGKQLFLRFDHDLYLRIHLGLYGAFDFGGDETFIGSSSIGAPRRLGEQEVTGDDGAGYSGPPEPKGAVRVRLVSRHGWADLRGPTACEVVTEAERQKVLARLGPDPLAGGDGGGGDDGGAGAGRAAEFISRLRSKGSPVGLLLMNQEVLAGVGNVYRAEVLFRTRMSPWRLGRSVGEAEAGELWDDVVRLMNDGVRQGRIITTNAQDRDDAGEPVPVAEAHYVYKRTGLPCRRCGTPVAGTEMGARKLYWCPSCQAD from the coding sequence ATGCCCGAAGGGCATTCGATCCACCGCCTGGCCCGGCAGTTCTCCTCGGTGTTCGGTGGTGAAAGGCTTGCCGTAAGCAGCCCGCAGGGCCGGTTTGCTGCCGGTGCCGGCCGGCTGGACGGACATGTGCTCGAGGCGGCGGAAGCCCACGGCAAGCAGCTGTTCCTGCGCTTCGACCATGATCTCTACCTGCGCATCCACCTGGGCCTCTACGGGGCCTTCGATTTCGGCGGGGACGAAACGTTCATCGGATCCTCCAGCATCGGGGCGCCCCGGCGGCTGGGGGAGCAGGAGGTGACAGGCGACGACGGCGCGGGCTACTCCGGGCCGCCCGAACCCAAGGGCGCGGTGCGGGTCCGGCTGGTTTCCAGGCACGGCTGGGCGGACCTGCGCGGTCCCACTGCCTGCGAGGTGGTGACCGAAGCCGAACGCCAGAAGGTGCTGGCCAGGCTGGGGCCGGACCCGCTGGCGGGCGGGGACGGCGGCGGCGGTGATGACGGCGGCGCCGGTGCCGGGCGCGCTGCGGAATTCATCAGCCGGCTGCGCAGCAAGGGTTCACCTGTCGGCCTCCTGCTGATGAACCAGGAGGTGCTGGCGGGGGTTGGCAACGTCTACCGTGCGGAAGTGCTCTTCCGGACCCGGATGTCTCCCTGGCGGCTGGGCCGCAGCGTAGGCGAGGCCGAGGCAGGGGAGCTGTGGGACGACGTCGTACGCCTGATGAACGACGGAGTGCGGCAGGGCAGGATCATCACCACAAACGCGCAGGACCGGGACGACGCCGGCGAACCGGTCCCCGTGGCCGAGGCCCACTATGTCTATAAGCGGACCGGACTGCCGTGCCGGCGCTGTGGAACACCGGTGGCGGGAACCGAGATGGGCGCCCGCAAGCTGTACTGGTGCCCGTCCTGCCAGGCCGACTGA
- a CDS encoding ribose-5-phosphate isomerase: MRVHIATDHAGMELSSHLIAHLTGKGYDVVDHGPREYDAEDDYPAFCIDAAEAVVRDREAGTDALGIVLGGSGNGEQIAANKVRGVRAALAWNLETAKLARQHNDANIVAVGGRQHSVEEATGIIEAFLAEPFSDAERHVRRIGQIARYETTGSTL; this comes from the coding sequence ATGCGCGTCCACATTGCAACCGACCATGCAGGCATGGAACTGAGCTCCCACCTCATTGCCCATCTGACGGGCAAGGGGTACGACGTCGTCGACCACGGCCCCCGCGAATACGATGCCGAGGACGACTACCCCGCGTTCTGCATCGACGCTGCCGAGGCCGTGGTCCGGGACCGGGAAGCGGGCACGGACGCCCTGGGAATCGTGCTGGGCGGTTCAGGCAACGGCGAACAGATTGCGGCCAACAAGGTCCGCGGAGTCCGGGCCGCGCTGGCCTGGAACCTGGAGACCGCAAAGCTCGCACGCCAGCACAATGATGCCAATATCGTCGCGGTCGGCGGCCGCCAGCACAGCGTCGAGGAGGCCACCGGAATCATCGAAGCCTTCCTCGCCGAGCCCTTCAGTGACGCCGAACGCCATGTCCGCCGGATCGGACAGATTGCACGGTACGAAACCACCGGCTCCACGCTCTAA